A segment of the Chitinophagaceae bacterium genome:
ATTCACTAATACATATTCAATACCTGCTGAAAACTCTAACCCTTTTTCAAAAGTTGCTTTATCAATAACTGTGTTGGGATTAAAAATGGTAATGTCAGCATCTGCACCAACCTGTATCCTTCCTTTAAAGCGCATCATGGGGGCAATGCCTTCCAAACGTTTTGCAGGAAGCAGCGTCATTTTTTCAAGAGCAGTCATTAAATCAATCACTTTTTCTTCTCTTACATATTTACCCAATACTCTTGAAAAAGTGCCGGCAGTGCGTGGATGTGCAAGTTTCGCATAAGTCATTCCATCAGAACCAATCGTAACACCAGGAGCTGCAATGCCCGTTTTAATCCATTCGGGTTTCATTACATGAAGAATCACAACTCCACCTGTTTTACGATAAGCATCAAATTTTTCTTTCGTAAGACGTTCGCCTGTTGCCACCCATTGCAGATCGCCGTAGCTTATTCCCAGTCGTTGCTGCCAACCTTCATCAAACATGGCACTTTGCAGCGAAGTAGATCCGGCAGTGTAAGGATACAATTCGGTGCTGATATCAAAACCATTTTTGCGTACAGCATTTACCATCTCCAACGACAGTCCGATATTTCCCAACGACATGCTGTTGATATGAACAATGTGCAGTGGTGCTCCTGTAAGTACTGCAACGGCTATTGCTTCCTGTATTGAAATAATATCCGGTTGTCTCACATGCGAAAACACGAGGGCTTGCAACTCACCAGCCAGTTTATACACCTGGAACATTTCATTGGGATTTGTTTTGGGCAAATAACCAATGGGTGCCCCAATTCCAATACCACCTTCCGCCAGCGAAGCCCTGATGTTTGCCAAAGTTTGATTCATTACCTCAGGTGAAACAGCTTCATTTGCGGCCCTTAAAATAATGTTGGTCATTGCACCAATATTTGCTTCTCCCTTCAGCGTAAATTGCAATAAACTATCTACAGCGTTTTGGTATTTACCGAATGCTTTAAACCGTTCAAAAGGCCAGTTTACACTTGCGCCGTAGTTAATAAGTGCTTTACCTTTTCTGGATTCATACCATTTACCCAAATGTTCAATGCCCCATTCCAATTCTAAAGCTGTTGTTACACCGTCATGCAATTGGTATTCCTGTTCCACATTACTGCGGCCGTGTATATGCATATCAATAAAGCCGGGCGCTACAACTAATCCGCTTACATCAATTACTTGTTTTCCCTGCAATGGTTCACTGCTGATCTGTGCAATGCGGTTGTTGAGGATACCTACATTTTTAATGGCATCTAATTTTGTTTCGGGGGTCAATAACCCGGCCACCTTTCAGTACAATATCATATACAATGCCTGACTGAGCAAAAGCTGTAAATGAAAGGATGATGAGAAAAGCGGTAAGTAATTGTTTCATGTTGATCGGTTTTATTTTTAACGGGCATGGTTAAATGCCGCACAGTTATTTTCCATTGTTTTTTTTCTTCACCTGTATCATCATTAAATACGCAAGTGAAAACAGTAAAATAAAAATGACAATCCCTGTGAGCTCCTGCCTGGTTAAGTTTGACAGTAACCATATAATGCCGCAGGCAGCCAGCAACGGAACAACAGCTCCTCCCGGTATGCGAAATGTTTTTTCAGTTGATGCCGTATCTTTTTTTCTGAGTTTTATACTTGCCAGTACTACTCCGAGATAAATAATTAATACAGCTGCACTGGCAATCGTTGCTAATTGTTTAAAGCCTCCCGAAACAGCTAATAGAAAACCTAAGGCGGCATAAAAAGCAATGGCAATATGTGGTGTAAAAAAACGTGGATGCACTTTTGCCAGTGGCTTCGGCATCAATCCATCTCTTGCACCTGCAAATAATATACGTGGAATGGAAAGTATTTCACCACCTAATGCTCCCAGCATGGAAAGGGCAGTAGCAGCAATGATAATGATAGCCCCCCATTTGCCGAAAGCAATATTTGCTACCGCAGCTAAGGGAGCATCTTTATGTATTGTAATGTTTGCACCGAGAGCACCCTGTGTTACCAATTGAATAGCTATGTACAATAGCAATACCCCCGAAACACCTAAAAAGATTCCAAGTGGCACTGTGCGTTTTGGATTTTTTATTTCACCGCCATTACTGAGGGGACCTTCAAGCCCAATGAAAGCAAAGAACAGCAGCAGGGAAGCTGAACCGATATTGCTGATACCCGGTGCGATTGTCCATTCTAAATTTTTGGGTGATATGAATCCTGCTCCCACAACAACTAATGCAATCATCGGGATCAGTTTTCCCAATGTGGCAAATTCAATAAACCGTACGCCATTTTTTACACTCCGGATATTCAGCAGTGTAAGTAATCCAAAAACAAGAAATAAAAACAATGCACGGAACAATTCATTTTCAAAAAGTGGGAAAAAGTATTTCAATGTATCTGTTAATGCATTGGCAATGGCTGCATCTGATACTACGCAGCCACCCAGCCAGAATATATTGTTGGCTAAAAAACCAGCATAAGGTCCAAAGGCCGTTTCAATATAAGTGTAAACTCCGCCACTTGCGCTTGTTTTGCTGCCTACTTCAGCAAAGCAGAGGCCGATTAAAAATATCAGTAACCCACAAACTAAATATGCAACAACAGCTGCAGCACCTAAGTCCTCAGCAATGATTGCCGGGATTACAAAAATGCCTGAACCTGCAGTGATGTTGATGATGGCCAGTGTAAGTGACCGTACTCCGATTTCTCGTTTAAGGTTTTCTTTTGTTGAAATCGGGTTCATGTTTTTGGGTTAAGTATGATGTGGTATTATTTCAACTCAGCTGATTGTATGATCAACCTCAGTACATCTGCTATTTTACTGTCATCCATCCACCGGACAACGACTACAAGGTCATGTTCTTTATCAACAATAATATAGTTGCCACCAAAACCTGCCGCATAATAAACTTTTGGAGAAATGCCTTTCCATCCCTGTTCTGTATTTAACCACCACAGGTAGCCGTAATTTTTATTGGCTGTTGATGGTTGTTGAACAGTCGTTACCCATTTTTCAGAAAGCAACTGTTGATTTTTCCATTTGCCATTTCTTAAAAACAGCAACCCAACTCTTGCATGATCAATTGTATTAATGAAAATACCACCACCATGATGACCGCCACCGCTAACCGATTGCATACTCAGTCCATCCACGGTCACAAATGAATTTTCATAACCAAACCAACGCCATTTTGTGGAAGCGCCAATGGGATCCATGATCTTTTCTTTCAGCACAACAGGTAAAGGTTTGCGCCAAACCTGTAACAATAAATAAGCAAGCAGATTTACCCGAACATCGTTGTATTCATAATTTGTTCCCGGTTCCAGCAGCTTGCGGTTTTTCCAATCGTCAATTGTTCCTTCTCTTGGTGGACGATCGGCCCAATCATCTAAGCCAAACAGGCTGCCACTCCAGTCACTTGATTGTGTAAGCAAATGATCCCAGGTAACTTTTGCATTGTGAGGCCCTTCAAAAAGATTGCCCCACACATATTGATTTACTTTATCATTTACATTTTTAATCAAACCCTGGTCGACTGCTAAACCTGCAACAGTGGAGAGATAGCTTTTAGTAACGCTGAAGGTCATATCAACCCGGTTTACATCACCCCATTGTGCAACGATATATCCATTCTTAATTACAAGCCCGGCAGGCCCGCCTCTTTCTTTCATTGGACCCACAATTTTATAACCTGGCTCCCGTGAGTAGGATTTCATATTGGCAATTCGTAAATCCCGTTCAACCTTGTTTTCACTTTTCAATGCAAGCGATACGGCACTGTCGAGCAACACTTTATTCATCTTCAGATCTTCCGGTTTTTTGATCTGCCATTCAGCATCGGGGAAATACAATTGCTGCGCATGAATGCTAATTGCATAGAGGCTTATAAAAAACAACAATAGTATTCTTCTCATTATATGATCGTTTAAAATTTAGTTTGTTTATGTAATCTGAATATTTTCTGATTGGGTTATAAATAACTCAGCCACTTTTTTTCTTTATGATTTGTTTTATAAGTATCGTACCATTTACATAATGGGTACAGTACAATAACAACTGCCAGCCATATAACATACACCATCCATAAACTAAATCCTTCACCGGGTATGGTAAACTTGATTGGTAACTGAGGGAAACCTTTCATTCCTTCAGCAAACGAATGCCCCCTGGCTAGAAAAACAATTACATGCAGAAGATTGAGTAAATAAAAATGCAGGATGTAATAAAAGAAAGGAACCCGGCCATAGATCGTAATTATTTTTGCCAGCCTGCTGCTGCTGTTTTTTACAAGGGCAAGAAAAATAAGTGCAACACCAATGGTGGCACATGTATACAAAAGAGAAGGAGGATATTTCTGTACATCCATAAAATCAAGAAAGGTATACACCGCATTTTTTTGTTTTACCCAATGACCGGGATCGCCATATTGATCAATAAAGCGAAGAACAACAAATAAGAATAATGCACCTGTACCAATGCCGAGTAAAATTTTATTTCTGCGTTGCGGTTCAGCAGATGTAAATATTTTACCGCAGCAATAACCCAGCATCATTAATCCCACCCATGAAAGAAAAGGATAAAAGATACCCAGCATATGATTACCCCATAAAGGAACAACAGTGGGTAAGTGTAAAAAATTCCACCATACAGGTACTTTGCCCTGACTGGCCGCTTCAGCAAAATCAATTGTATTGTGCCCTAACACTATCAATAAGCCCAGTGTAAGAATAACGGAAAAGGGAAGCCAGATCACCAGGCCCAGAATAACCATACTGATGCCGATGGACCAGATGGTTTGCAGCACAATCAATTCAAAATGAATATCACCGGTAATACCGAAAGTGATCAGTGTTATTTCTATCAGTATCAGCCACAGCCCACGGGTAATTAAAAAGCGGCTGAGTTCTTTTTTTGTTTTCCGCTGGCTCTGCAACCAGGCAGAAAGTCCTGAAAGAAAAACAAAAATGGGCGCACAGAAATGGGTGATCCATCTTGTAAAATACAGAAAAGGGGTAGTAGTGGCAAGATCAAGCGGATCACCGGTGAACGCTTCTTTATGAAAAAAATCACGGGTATGATCCAGTGCCATAATGATCATCACTAATCCACGGAGTAAATCAATGGATTCGATTCGTTTTGAGCTGGCAGTTAATGATGGTTGCAGTTGCATGGTAATGGTTTTGGTTGATGCCGATGATATTCTTTATGCAAGTATTCAATTAATTCTTATTTCAGTAGTATTATTTATTAATCAATTTCTTTTTCAATTAATGTAATCAGTTCTTTCCCCGTATCTTTTGCAATGCGGTATGCAACATTACATACCCTCATCCTTTCCAGTCTTAAAAGAAAAGCACTTCCAACTTCATCCCTGAATTTTTTTGCATCGGCTGCTGAAAGAATATCTGAATGTATTAATTGCTCAGTAATAAAGGAAGGGTTGTTGGTAGTGGCAGTATCCAGCATTTGCAGGCAGGGAATATCATAGTTTTTATAAAGTGAAGGAAGGAAAAATTCGGTATAATATTTTTGTTCAAAATGCTCTGTACGGTATTGGGCAAAATTGCATTTACGCTGGTAATCCAGAATGGCTGTAAGAAGGTTGAAGTTTTTGATATAACGCAGTGAACCGGATGTTTTCATCTGTTCAAAAGTTTCATTTCTGTTAATAAAGCCACGATACCAAACTGCCCCATGTTTACGTACAAATGCGGCACGATCAAAAGTAGCAGAACTATTATTTAACTCATTAACAAGCGTGTTGTAGGCCACAATCATTTTACTGTTTTCTCTTATGGCGGAATCAAGAACAACTTTATTGCTTTCAATATCAAGCACCATACTTTTCAAAAAGCGGTGCATCCGTTCATTTTCGATATAATGTTCTCTTTGGTTTTCAGCTAAAAAGCCAAGTGAAACCGCCAGAAACAACATTAAAAATTCCCAGAAATAAGACTTCCAGTTTTTCTTATGATGTGGTGCAGCAGGGTCGTGGGCATGGTGGTGTACTTCCATTTCTTGTTCAGTTGATAATTGAGAGTTGATAGTTGAAGATTGTTCATTTGTTGTATTGGCTTCTTCCTCAGGTAAAATATTTTCTTCCAAAGGAGTAACTGCTTCACTTGAAGGTGTTATTTCTATTCGCTCAACTTCAGGATTATTTTCTTCCATAAATTATTTTAGATGATATTCTTTTTTCAGCAATTCGCTTAGCTGTTGTGCCTGGGCCAGCAGCTTTCTTGCTTCCTTTCGCATGGTTTTATTGAAAACCGTAAGCATGTGTATCCTGTAATTCAGTCTGTGTTTTGAATCATCTGAAAGGCGTAACGAAGGATTGTAATCAGGACGGTTTACATTATTATCATCATCCCTCATGTTGTTTAACACTACACCGTCAAAAATACCTTCGGCAATATTTCTATAGGTGCCCATCATATCCTCTTCATCTTGTGTGCCCCACATTAATGCCCGTACAGATACATCATAAGAAATGATACTGTCGCTTACAATATTTTTTCGGATAAGCCGGAGGTTGCCTGCATTTTTTAATTGCTGCATGGTGCCGTCAACTGGGGTAAAACGGAATGCCACACCACGGGTGGCAAATGAATTATAATAATATAAATCGTTGCTGTGCAACAATGCTTTTTTGCTGTTCAGTAACACGCTGAAAGAGTCCAGCATCAGGGCCCTTTCATTTCTTAATTGTACTATAGCAGTAAGCCGGTTAATGTCTGCATCCAGGTCACTATGGAGGGATTGAATGTATTGTTTCTCTCTATCCCTTTCTATTTTATGCTCCAATTGGTACTCTGCTAAAAATCCACAGAACACAGCCAGGAACAACATTAAAAACTCCCAGAAATAGGACTTCCAGTTTTTTTTATGATGAGGTGCTGACGGGTCGTGTGCATGATGATGTACTTCCATTTCTTCCGTTTCAGGTTTGTAGTTTATAGTTTGTGGTTGCTCAGCTTCGAGAGTTGTTTCAGCAGGCACAATGGTTTCGTCAGTTGAAGCTGTGTTCAACGGTTGTTCATTGTTTGGCGGCTTTGCATCCTCCGGAGTAGTTATGGGTTTGTTTTCTTCCATGATTTATTTAAAGGAATATTCTTTTTTAATCATTTCAATAAGCCCTTTTGACCGGTTTTGAAGGGCAATAGCATTACGGATATAAAACTTAATGGTAGTGGAATAGTAATGATAGTTAAGCGATACGGCGTTTATATCCTTTACATCAGCAGAAAGCAGCAATGGCTTTACCAAAGGTTTGCTGATAGCTGTTCTTTGGCCACCCAAACCACTAATAGAAGCAATTTTTATATTCATCGTCATTTGCTGAAAAACATAACTGTCAAACAACCGGGTATTCCCTTTGTGAACTTCATCCATTTTCAAACGCAACAGGTCTATCTGATTGACCAGCCACTGAAAAGATGCATAATAGGTGCCGATACTATCCAGCAATTCTTTGTTTTTTATGTACCGGAGCAATCCTGCAGTCTTAAGCTGGTCAAAAGACTTGGAGTTGGTATAATAATATCCAAGATTGGCAGTAACAGTTCGGGCGGCAAAATAAATCTCAGAAGTATTTGTAATATCCGAGTGCAGCATCTCAACCAATGAATCGGCCATCAAAGCGCCATAACTATTACGGTCTGTTACCGAATCAAAAAGAGTGATATCTGATTGAAGGTCGGATAACATCGAGTTCAACTGTGTGTTCATTTCTTTTTTATGCAGCATACTTTCCCTGAGATTTTCTACATAAGCTCCCAATGACACAGCAAGG
Coding sequences within it:
- a CDS encoding amino acid permease is translated as MNPISTKENLKREIGVRSLTLAIINITAGSGIFVIPAIIAEDLGAAAVVAYLVCGLLIFLIGLCFAEVGSKTSASGGVYTYIETAFGPYAGFLANNIFWLGGCVVSDAAIANALTDTLKYFFPLFENELFRALFLFLVFGLLTLLNIRSVKNGVRFIEFATLGKLIPMIALVVVGAGFISPKNLEWTIAPGISNIGSASLLLFFAFIGLEGPLSNGGEIKNPKRTVPLGIFLGVSGVLLLYIAIQLVTQGALGANITIHKDAPLAAVANIAFGKWGAIIIIAATALSMLGALGGEILSIPRILFAGARDGLMPKPLAKVHPRFFTPHIAIAFYAALGFLLAVSGGFKQLATIASAAVLIIYLGVVLASIKLRKKDTASTEKTFRIPGGAVVPLLAACGIIWLLSNLTRQELTGIVIFILLFSLAYLMMIQVKKKNNGK
- a CDS encoding serine hydrolase, which gives rise to MRRILLLFFISLYAISIHAQQLYFPDAEWQIKKPEDLKMNKVLLDSAVSLALKSENKVERDLRIANMKSYSREPGYKIVGPMKERGGPAGLVIKNGYIVAQWGDVNRVDMTFSVTKSYLSTVAGLAVDQGLIKNVNDKVNQYVWGNLFEGPHNAKVTWDHLLTQSSDWSGSLFGLDDWADRPPREGTIDDWKNRKLLEPGTNYEYNDVRVNLLAYLLLQVWRKPLPVVLKEKIMDPIGASTKWRWFGYENSFVTVDGLSMQSVSGGGHHGGGIFINTIDHARVGLLFLRNGKWKNQQLLSEKWVTTVQQPSTANKNYGYLWWLNTEQGWKGISPKVYYAAGFGGNYIIVDKEHDLVVVVRWMDDSKIADVLRLIIQSAELK
- a CDS encoding DUF1624 domain-containing protein, translating into MQLQPSLTASSKRIESIDLLRGLVMIIMALDHTRDFFHKEAFTGDPLDLATTTPFLYFTRWITHFCAPIFVFLSGLSAWLQSQRKTKKELSRFLITRGLWLILIEITLITFGITGDIHFELIVLQTIWSIGISMVILGLVIWLPFSVILTLGLLIVLGHNTIDFAEAASQGKVPVWWNFLHLPTVVPLWGNHMLGIFYPFLSWVGLMMLGYCCGKIFTSAEPQRRNKILLGIGTGALFLFVVLRFIDQYGDPGHWVKQKNAVYTFLDFMDVQKYPPSLLYTCATIGVALIFLALVKNSSSRLAKIITIYGRVPFFYYILHFYLLNLLHVIVFLARGHSFAEGMKGFPQLPIKFTIPGEGFSLWMVYVIWLAVVIVLYPLCKWYDTYKTNHKEKKWLSYL
- a CDS encoding amidohydrolase family protein gives rise to the protein MAGLLTPETKLDAIKNVGILNNRIAQISSEPLQGKQVIDVSGLVVAPGFIDMHIHGRSNVEQEYQLHDGVTTALELEWGIEHLGKWYESRKGKALINYGASVNWPFERFKAFGKYQNAVDSLLQFTLKGEANIGAMTNIILRAANEAVSPEVMNQTLANIRASLAEGGIGIGAPIGYLPKTNPNEMFQVYKLAGELQALVFSHVRQPDIISIQEAIAVAVLTGAPLHIVHINSMSLGNIGLSLEMVNAVRKNGFDISTELYPYTAGSTSLQSAMFDEGWQQRLGISYGDLQWVATGERLTKEKFDAYRKTGGVVILHVMKPEWIKTGIAAPGVTIGSDGMTYAKLAHPRTAGTFSRVLGKYVREEKVIDLMTALEKMTLLPAKRLEGIAPMMRFKGRIQVGADADITIFNPNTVIDKATFEKGLEFSAGIEYVLVNGSFVLKNGKTVNNVFPGQAVYGKFKK